The genome window TTTCATAGTCAGGTTATACCAATAGAACAGGATAATAGATCCGGAATTTGTCCCGGAAAAAGACAATTTAATGCGCAAAAAAACGAGTAATAAAGCAGTTCATCCCCTAATACTACACAAGCGGACCGCAATGGGGACGAGCGGGACGGATTACTTAGGTAAATAATGCAGGTTGATTTTTCAACTCTGTATACTCCGATGGGGCAAGCACTTCGGGCACATCACTCGGCTCCGTTCGGGAGGTAATCCGTTTGCTGATGCTGTAGCTGTGCATCTCTCTGGCCGGGTACGGTTCTGCCAGCAACGCCAGCGCCTTTGCTTCGCTCAGATCGTCATGTAGCCAGGTCTGTTCCTGGGCCGGTGTCAGCACGCAGGGCATCCGCTTTTTTGTGTTATGAATAGCCGCCAGCAATGGATTGGCCTCGGTAGTCAGCAGTGTGTAGGTCTGCACCAGCTCGCCGGTTTCGGGATCGGGCCATTCGTCCCATAAACCCGCAATCGATGCTATCGTCTGATCTTTCGTGCTGATATAAAATGGAAATTTCTTACTGCCCATCGTATGCCATTCATAGAAGCCCGTAACCGGAATCAGACACCGCTTACCAGACTGGGCAGCCGCCCGGAAGGATGGCTTTTCGTAGATCGTTTCGGAACGGGCATTGATCGTTTTCGCACGGATATCATCGGCATTATCGCGGCTTTTGGTCCAGCGCGGAATCAGCCCCCACTGGATCATCTGAATGCGTTCTGGCTCCTGTCTTGTTATGATCGGCCAGGTCGGAAACTGGTACGCATTGGCGTGATAGACCGGCTGAAAATCAGCAGAATCAGGCAAAGCAGCCTTGTAGCGGGCTTCGAGTTCGGCGGCCTTGACGGCCAGAGATTTATGGAAACACATTGAGCTGTATAGTAAACGATCGGGCGACCTGTCGATCTAGATATGTAACTAGCGAATGCGCGATCCGGTTCTATAGTTGGCGGGGTTTTCAGCGAACGGTTCAGCGTCGTTCATCCGGCTCTTTTACTGGCTAGCAGGCCCCAGATCAATGCTTCCAGACGGCTTACGTTTACCTCGTTGGTTGCTTACCAGGCCGAAAGCGCACAACATGAACAAAAAAGGTATCCGTCCGTTATTCCTTCGATTGTGATTTATGACTGTTTTATGCCCGATACAGAGCAACTGACTACTACTACCCCGAACGTTCAAACGGACGCTCCATCGCTACCGAATCTCGAACAGGAAAGTTGGCAACAACTCGCGTCAGCAGCCGATAGCGAAGCAGACCCTTTCAAAACATTAGTAGTTGCTACCTGCACCAATACCGGGGCCGGAGCCAGAATGGTTGTGCTGCGACAGGTGGATGTTATTCGCAAATACCTTTGGTTTCACACCGATGCCCGGTCGGAGAAAGTCATACAGCTCGAAGCCTTCCCGACCGCTACGCTCCTGTTCTGGGACGACAAGCAACAGCGGCAATTGCGGCTGGTTGTCGAGACTAGATTGCACACGGACGACTACGTAGCGGATGACCAATGGCATACCCTTGGACTGGGAAGCCGGAAGATTTATTTGTCAGAAAGAAAGCCGGGCAGTGAGCAGCCCGCTCCGTATCAAGGTTTTCCGGAACAGCTGGGCGAAAACCTGCCTACGAAAGAAGAAAGTGAAGCAGGGCGTAAAAACTTTGCGGTCATTGAATGCCGGACGTTGTCAATGGAGTACCTACACCTGAGTCGAAAAGGACAAACGCGGGCTCTGTTTCAGTACGAACCGGAATCCAAACAGGTGTGGCTGGCCCCTTAACGCCCCTTTATCATTGTTGCCCGCGACGTATGCCAGCGAACGATCGATCCTTCAATTACGACCTTGACTACAGGCATCTGAACCTGCGTGAGCAGCCTGAACTCTATCGCGTGGGCAAGGGAGAGATGGGTGTTCTGCTCGTGCAGCCCTATAAATCGGAAATTCTCCCCTACTGGCGCTTTAAAACACCAGACATTGCCCGCGAATCATCGGAGAAGATTTTTCAGTTGTTCCAGGATTACAAGGAAAAAGGCGATTTCATCGGTATGGATATGGCCCGGAAGTTTCTCCAGATGGGCTATACCCGATCCAGGCGATATGCGAACCACCGCACCGGTCAAAAGTACGACGGCCCCGTACCCGATGATCAGAAAGGTCGCTCGGGGGCACACGGTCGTGAACAACTCCCCCGCGAAGAAGACCCGATAAAAGCGGAATCCGCCCGAATCTTCTACGCGAAATACCTGGAAGCGAGAGAAGATTCGGATTACAAAAAGCTGAAAAAGGCCTGGCAGGAACAGTACGGGTAATCTTTGTGTAGCTTTGTGCCTTCTTTACAGACTCCGTGTTCGCTCAGCACATCGAACACAAGAGTCGCCAAGCAAGCACAACGATCACCAGGACATCTATGCAACTCCTTGACGGTAAATTCCTTTCGGCACAAATCAAACAGGAAATCGCGGCTGAGGTCGCACAAATTCGCGAGCAGGGCGGCAAAATTCCGCACCTTGTCGCTATTCTTGTCGGCAATAAAGGGGCTTCCGAAACCTACGTAGCCTCTAAAATGAAAAACTGCGAAGAAGTGGGGATGCACTCCACCCTGATTCGCTTCGATCCGTCGGTTTCAGAGGCCGAACTGCTCGACAAAGTCCGCGAGGTCAATAACAATCCCGACATGGATGGTCTGATCGTTCAGCTCCCATTACCTGATCATATCTCCGCCGACCGGGTAATGGAAACGATCGATCCCGCCAAAGACGTTGACGGTTTCCATCCGATCAACATCGGCCGCATGGCTAAAGGCTTACCCGCCTACATTTCGGCCACCCCGCAGGGCGTACTCGAAATGATCAAGCGGTATGATATCAAAACCGCAGGTAAGCACTGCGTCGTAGTTGGTCGTAGTCAGATCGTTGGACTACCTATGTCGATCCTGATGCAGCGTAACACCTACCCCGGTAACTGCACCGTCACGCTCACCCACAGCCGCACGCAAAACCTCGCGGAGATCTGCCGTACCGCCGATATTCTGGTGGCGGCTCTGGGTAAACCGGAATTCGTCACGGCAGATATGGTTAAAGAAGGAGCCATTGTGATCGATGTAGGTCTGGAACGGGTACCCGATGCCAGCAAAAAAAGTGGTTTTGCCCTCAAAGGCGATGTCAAGTTCGACGAAGTGGCACCCAAAACGAGTTTCATTACGCCCGTTCCCGGTGGTGTCGGCCTGATGACGATCTGCTCACTGATGCAAAACACGCTGAAAGCCGCACGCAAGGAAATCTATCCGTAGGCAATAAGCATAGTGCCTTTAGACCAGACAAGAGGGATGGTTTTCCCGGTTAACAAACTTTAACAGCCCGCTCTAGCCCGGTCGGGCTGCTTTTTTACGTATTTTTGGCAGTTACTTACACAAAAGCAGTCAGTTAATCTTTACTTATATGCAGTCATTCAAACGCCTGAACACCCTCGCAGGCTGGCTCGTTTTCGCTGTCGCGCTCATTACCTACGCGATGACCGTTGAACGTACGGCCAGTTTCTGGGATTGTGGTGAGTTCATTGCGTGTTCGTTTAAACTACAGGTTCCTCACCCACCGGGAGCACCCTTCTTCCTCCTGCTGGGACGGCTTTTTTCCATGATGTCG of Spirosoma agri contains these proteins:
- a CDS encoding bifunctional 5,10-methylenetetrahydrofolate dehydrogenase/5,10-methenyltetrahydrofolate cyclohydrolase, whose translation is MQLLDGKFLSAQIKQEIAAEVAQIREQGGKIPHLVAILVGNKGASETYVASKMKNCEEVGMHSTLIRFDPSVSEAELLDKVREVNNNPDMDGLIVQLPLPDHISADRVMETIDPAKDVDGFHPINIGRMAKGLPAYISATPQGVLEMIKRYDIKTAGKHCVVVGRSQIVGLPMSILMQRNTYPGNCTVTLTHSRTQNLAEICRTADILVAALGKPEFVTADMVKEGAIVIDVGLERVPDASKKSGFALKGDVKFDEVAPKTSFITPVPGGVGLMTICSLMQNTLKAARKEIYP
- a CDS encoding DUF4385 domain-containing protein, which translates into the protein MPANDRSFNYDLDYRHLNLREQPELYRVGKGEMGVLLVQPYKSEILPYWRFKTPDIARESSEKIFQLFQDYKEKGDFIGMDMARKFLQMGYTRSRRYANHRTGQKYDGPVPDDQKGRSGAHGREQLPREEDPIKAESARIFYAKYLEAREDSDYKKLKKAWQEQYG
- a CDS encoding SOS response-associated peptidase — protein: MCFHKSLAVKAAELEARYKAALPDSADFQPVYHANAYQFPTWPIITRQEPERIQMIQWGLIPRWTKSRDNADDIRAKTINARSETIYEKPSFRAAAQSGKRCLIPVTGFYEWHTMGSKKFPFYISTKDQTIASIAGLWDEWPDPETGELVQTYTLLTTEANPLLAAIHNTKKRMPCVLTPAQEQTWLHDDLSEAKALALLAEPYPAREMHSYSISKRITSRTEPSDVPEVLAPSEYTELKNQPALFT
- a CDS encoding pyridoxamine 5'-phosphate oxidase family protein; protein product: MPDTEQLTTTTPNVQTDAPSLPNLEQESWQQLASAADSEADPFKTLVVATCTNTGAGARMVVLRQVDVIRKYLWFHTDARSEKVIQLEAFPTATLLFWDDKQQRQLRLVVETRLHTDDYVADDQWHTLGLGSRKIYLSERKPGSEQPAPYQGFPEQLGENLPTKEESEAGRKNFAVIECRTLSMEYLHLSRKGQTRALFQYEPESKQVWLAP